A DNA window from Rhipicephalus sanguineus isolate Rsan-2018 chromosome 8, BIME_Rsan_1.4, whole genome shotgun sequence contains the following coding sequences:
- the LOC119403142 gene encoding uncharacterized protein LOC119403142: MGRKKYNRQPCQTHDSDNRPQQVSRTTKTAADQASPRRDFEGDPKDDSTRHDLTKKRLHQWQRVHIGLFMGAFLCSLAGILAFGMVLKNFELYCPLFANVSVVRDEDVAGNAGASGRVRFYSFDHATSSWGGKRTCDFCLFTTVSSFIYAFLWLWIFCSFSRKMENMSVVRSSPWKMVPPALFITCIFSLLVLTCAILLTVGQAGFCNSLERHTLVSCSDAQELPWKPDVIRMANFHTLFTRAEFLFAAGHLACGDVLVPQLRPAVLSLRSSPRRLDDWKRRSNDIDNSLTRHVHRP; encoded by the exons ATGGGAAGGAAGAAGTACAATCGACAACCGTGTCAAACACACGATTCCGACAACAGACCACAGCAGGTGTCGCGAACTACCAAGACTGCGGCTGATCAAGCGTCACCCAGACGCGACTTCGAAGGCGACCCGAAAGACGACTCGACTCGACACGACCTGACAAAGAAGCGTCTGCACCAGTGGCAGAGGGTCCACATCGGTCTTTTCATGGGCGCTTTCCTGTGTTCTCTTGCGGGTATCCTAGCCTTCGGAATGGTGCTCAAGAACTTCGAGCTGTACTGTCCGCTCTTCGCCAACGTCAGCGTGGTCCGCGATGAAGACGTCGCCGGCAACGCCGGTGCGTCGGGTCGCGTGCGGTTCTACTCGTTTGATCACGCGACCAGTTCCTGGGGTGGCAAGCGGACGTGCGACTTTTGCCTCTTCACGACGGTGTCTTCATTTATCTACGCGTTTCTGTGGCTGTGGATATTCTGTTCCTTCTCCCGCAAGATGGAAAACATGTCTGTGGT GAGGAGCAGCCCGTGGAAGATGGTCCCGCCGGCACTGTTCATCACCTGCATCTTCTCTTTGCTCGTGCTCACCTGCGCCATCTTGTTGACGGTCGGCCAGGCCGGATTCTGCAACTCGCTGGAGCGGCACACTCTGGTCAG CTGCAGCGATGCTCAGGAACTGCCCTGGAAGCCGGATGTCATCAGGATGGCCAACTTCCACACGCTCTTCACCCGAGCCGAA TTTCTCTTTGCAGCTGGCCATCTGGCTTGCGGCGACGTGCTGGTTCCTCAACTCCGCCCTGCTGTGCTGTCGCTGCGTTCTTCACCCAGACGTCTCGACGACTGGAAGCGTCGTTCCAACGACATCGACAACAGCCTGACAAGACACGTGCACCGCCCGTAG
- the LOC119401700 gene encoding transmembrane protein 179, whose protein sequence is MGLGNILLLTQATCYTITLILSVCTVVPMAVHVSKFDGHCLLYTTGTFDSDDGHFIARWASPFYCFFTLSVGGLMVAVSLIQLVRMSIFLYMGTDSSFLSAFLDSVVSVIVMLLVFTTSVLVSDGFRAWCRAITQRFPACEDASVTQISKPDHVDTVGFYMHVGTAQFGAWSSWVCWVLQAVLCTRKLCLYHERENLMISMARERRLLNASHESQAQTVDDTIPILE, encoded by the exons ATGGGCCTGGGCAACATACTCCTGCTGACGCAGGCCACATGCTACACCATAACGCTGATCCTTTCGGTGTGCACTGTAGTGCCGATGGCGGTGCACGTGTCCAAGTTTGACGGCCACTGCCTGCTCTACACTACGGGCACCTTCGACAGCGACGACGGCCACTTCATCGCCCGATGGGCGTCGCCCTTCTACTGCTTCTTCACGCTCTCCGTTGGTGGACTCATGGTGGCCGTCTCACTCATACAGCTGGTCCGCATGTCGATTTTCCTCTACATGGGCACAGACAG CTCGTTTCTGTCTGCCTTCCTGGACTCCGTGGTGAGTGTCATTGTGATGCTTCTGGTCTTCACGACTTCCGTGCTGGTGTCGGACGGCTTCCGGGCATGGTGCCGAGCCATCACCCAGCGCTTTCCAGC GTGCGAAGACGCGTCAGTCACGCAAATTAGCAAACCAGACCACGTAGACACCGTCGGATTTTACATGCACGTCGGCACAGCCCAG TTTGGTGCCTGGAGTTCTTGGGTGTGCTGGGTCCTCCAGGCGGTGCTGTGCACGCGCAAACTGTGCCTCTACCATGAGCGCGAGAACCTCATGATCAGCATGGCCCGGGAACGACGTCTGCTCAACGCCTCGCACGAATCCCAGGCGCAGACTGTCGACGACACGATCCCCATCCTCGAGTGA